A single region of the Candidatus Effluviviaceae Genus I sp. genome encodes:
- a CDS encoding cupin domain-containing protein translates to FEADAVVPPHSHGAQWGVVVAGSIELVIGGRRHAFARGDSYFIPEGVEHSARVSEGYAEVAFFADRDRYRARE, encoded by the coding sequence TTCGAGGCGGACGCGGTCGTGCCGCCGCACTCGCACGGGGCCCAGTGGGGCGTCGTCGTGGCGGGCAGCATCGAGCTCGTCATCGGCGGCAGGCGGCACGCGTTCGCGCGAGGCGACTCCTACTTCATCCCCGAGGGCGTCGAGCACTCGGCGCGGGTGAGCGAGGGATACGCGGAGGTGGCCTTCTTCGCCGACCGGGACCGGTACCGCGCAAGGGAGTAG